In Hugenholtzia roseola DSM 9546, the genomic stretch GCTTGGGTTCAGGAGCTTTTTTCTGGTGGGTATCAGCATTGTGGTTCTGATTTTTCACCTCCCTATTGCCCTGTGTAGAAGGTTGTGTAGAAGAAGGCTGATTTTTAACATTTGTGTTGCTCTCTCTTCCCGAAGGTTGCGACGTTTTGTGTGCCTTTTGCTCGTCTTGTTTGCTGTCCTTTTGGTGGCTCTGTGGCTTTTGTGTGGTCGCATTTTTGCCTTCTACCGTTTCTTTCTTATCGGTTTGCTCGGTTTTAGGCGCAAGGTGCTGTGGCTCTCTGTTGGGCGGACGGTTGGGCGCGTTGTTTTTGTTTTCGGGCTGCCTTGTCTGGTTTCTATCCCCTGTCTGATTTTTATCAGTGGCTTTGTCGTTTCGGTCGTGATTGCGATTTTGCCCTCTGTTGTTTTGGTTTCTCGCCTCTCTGCGGTCGTTGCCCTGATTGCCCTTGCTCTGACTTTTGGTGTCAGGCAGTTCTATTTTCCCTAAAATTTTAAGTCCGCCTAAGCCGCCTTTGATGGTTTGGGGCTGTGCGGTCGGATTTTCAGGATTTGGGGCAGGATTTGAGGTTGCGTTTTCTTCTTTTTTGGGGGTCTGATTTTTCTGCACTTTGGCTTGTTGTTGTGCCTTTTTCTTCTGTGCTTGTGCATTATCAGGCGCGTTTTCATAGATGACCCCAATTTTAATTTCGTCAGCTTCTTTTTTCAATTTAAGCGAATCGGCAAAATCTTTTCTAAGGAGGTCGTATTCTTTCTGTGAAATCTTGGCATGGGGGCTTGAATCGACGGCAAAGCCTTTCTTATCGAGATGCTCGATAAGACGCTGCCAGCTCTGATTCAGTTCGGAGGCTACTTTGGTAAGACGGTATGTTTTTTCTTCTGACATATATGGATTTTCCCGTAGTAAATTTGAGAGTATAGAGTGTTTTTGGAGTGAAACAACTAAGAAGAGACGACACGGAAACACAAAGGCATCAAAGTTTTAGAAAAGCCTTTCTAAGAGGGAGCATAACAAAGGAGAAAGCGCGTCATGCCAATTCATCATGCCAATTCACTTGTCGAGAGCGGTACAAAAATCCGTCAGGCTTTTGAGAAAGTCCCGCTTGTCCGATGCCATCAAGCCGTTAAAATAGAACGTATCAACTGCAAACTTTCGGCAAATTTACATTTTTTTTTTGGTCTTTCTACTATTTTGGTAAAAAATCTTTGTAAAACCTGCTTTTAATGCCAAGCCTGCCCCCCATTTTTGGGAAAAAAGTGCAAAAGTAAGCGCGACAGCAAGGGGCTACGCCCCAAGATAGTGGCAAGATAATCGCGCATCGTTGTTTTTGAGGAGAGAAAACAAAAGCGCGGGCTTCGAGTTATTCGAGCCAAACACTAACCCTTCTCTTTTCTTATGTTTGGAAATGATTTTGAAAATAAAAATATCCTGATTGTAGGCGCAAGTAGTGGCGTGGGGGCAGCCTTAGCACAGGAATTAGCACAGGCAGGGGCAAATCTATACACCGTTTCGCGCCGTCAGCCCGAAGGTTTTGCAAGCCACCACCTTTCGCTCGACCTTTCGGCGGCAGATTTTACACTTACGCATCTGCCTGCAAAATTGCATGGCATTGCCTACTGTGCAGGGAGCATTACGCTCAAACCCTTCCAACGCCTCAAAAGAGAAGATTTGATGAAAGACCATCAGATTAACGTCTTGGCGGCAATTTCGGTTTTACAACAAAGTCAAGCCGCTTTGAAGGCTGCCGAAAAAAGTAGTGTTGTCTTGTTTGGCACCGTAGCGGCGCAAACGGGCATGGGCTTTCACGCCAGTATCGCTACTGCCAAAGCTGCCCTCATTGGGCTTACGCGCTCTTTAGCCGCAGAATGGGCTTCACAAGGCACGCGCCTCAATCTTATCGAACCCTCGCTAACAGATACGCCTTTGGCTGCCGCCCTGCTCTCGTCGCCCGAAAAAAGAGAAGCCGCCGCCAAAAGACACCCGCTGGGCAAGATAGGAACGGCACACGATTTGGCTGCTACCGCCGCCTTTTTGCTTTCTGAAAAAGCCGCTTGGATTACGGGACAAACCATAGGCGTAGATGGCGGCTTAGGCACTTTGCGCCCGATTTAGAGGGCAGTAATGTTAAGTTCTGTAAAAAACCTTGTTTTATCAAATCTGACACAAAATAAAATTTGGACTTAAACCCTAAGGGTCTTCAAGACCCTTAGGGTTTGGGGCATAGGACAAGGCAGTGTCTTGTCCCTACATTTGCATTTGATTTTTAGAATTTAACATCACTGCGATTTAGAGGTGCAAGGTTAGGTTTTAAAAGCCCTTTGCCAGTACAACAAGGTAGGAAAAAGACTTGCCTTGTTCGAGGGCAGGTTGAAACAAAAAGACAGGTTCAAAGTCAAGATGAGTTTTAAAAAAGTCTTATTTTGTTTAAAGTTTGAAATCAAAAAACTTTTGTAGAGATTAGCCTTACTTCGGTTTAGAAGTAGGTAAGATTGGCGGATAACTTACAAAAAAATAGATTTTATACTGCCTATAAATACTTGAAAGCCAAGACTCTACACAGATAAAAGCCTGTATTACAAAAAGCTATCTAAACCAAAAAAACAACCCCACACAAGAGTAAAGGGCTGTTTGGTAAAAGGACTAAAACCTACAAAGATTATCCTGTTTGTTTTGCCCATTTTCAGAATTGTATGCGGTATAGGATATCGACAAAAAAGCCCAACTGATAGACCTCATTTACTTGGTCTGTAACTTCATTGTAGCGTTTTTGGAAGATATTTTCCCTATTAGTTAGATTTTGAAAGTCTAAGAAAAATTGTTGTGAGATTTTACGTTTTTGGCTATTCAAGCGATAACCCACTTTGAAGTCCCAACGGAAATAGGGTTCGAATCGCTCACTGAAAGCATTTTCTTCTTGCAAGACTTCCGCACCGTTGTTTGCCCTTGTCGCTTCCAAATCTACGGGGGTGTAAAATCTTCCGCCTGCTGTCGTTATTTTTGTGTCCAAAGTAATTGCATTGCGGTCGTCTTTTCCAAACTGAAATTCTTTGCCTGCCAAAAGGTTCAAGACATGGCGATTATTGAAGGCAGTGTTGCGCTCGATGCCGTCGCTGCCCTTGTATTTGGATTCAAAGAGCGAACCCGTAAGAAGCACGTAATAATTTTGGTTGAAGAACTTTTCTAAGGTAATTTCTAAGCCATAATTAGAGCCTGTGCCTTCATTTACCAAAAATCCTCTTTGTTCTGACACAAAATTTGCCCCCAAATTGAGCGCGGAATAAGAACTGCTGCGGCTTTCGATGGGTACATTTTGGATATTTTGATAATAGGTTTCGACTTTGAGTCGCCAATCAGGTGCAAATTTCCAGTCGTAAGCCAAAACAAAGTGGTGGCTTTGTGTAAAGCCCAAATCTTTATTGGTTTGCTTAAAAGTGCCGTCGCTCATCTTGGTTTCGTAGAGTAAAATGGGCAAAGACTGCATTTGTGAATGTAATCCGTAAGCTATGCTCAGGCTTTGGGTATTGCTCAAATCAAAGGTTAGCCCCAAGCGCGGCTCTAAGGCGGTGCTTTGGTTGAAATTTAAATACTGAAAATGTAGTCCTGTATTTAAAGTAATGTTATCCGAAAACTTGTATTTACCCTGCGCAAATAGTTGAATGAGTGGTAGGCTACCCTCAAAATCGCGCACTTTTTCCCAATCGGGGAGTCCGTCTTGGTCTAAATCGGGCTTGTTGTTGCGGCTATCATTTTGAGATTGTACGTTGAAAAATTCATACAAAAAACCTGTTCTTAGTGTAAATCGCGGACTTATTTTGCTATTAAGCTGTGAAGAAATGGAGTAGGTAGTTGTAAGGTCATCTATCTCTACTGCTCTAAACTTTGTCCTTGTACCGTCTAAATTGAGGTAGTTGTCCTGATTGTAGAGGCTTTGTGCGGCACTTGTAGAAACTACGGTTTTGAGATAGGTATCTTTACCCCAAAACATTTGATGGGAAAGCCCTACAATTCCCAATTTTGAGTCTGCGCGAGCGTCTTGGTTAGGATTAGCAAAGAGGTCGTTTTCGTCTGTTTCGGAAGCCAGAAACTCTATGTCGCTTAGTCCGCCCATGCCAAATAGCTGAAAACGTCCTGCTTTGGTATTACCAAAATTAAACTTAAACGAAATATCTTGGTAGTTGGGAACGGCATTGCTACCTATCGGAATCAGCCCCAAACTCACAAAAGAGTAGCGGTAGCTTATTAGAAAAGAGCTATTATTTTTACGGCTAAGAGGTCCTTCGAGCAATGCCTCTACGCCTGCCACTGCACCTAATTGTATGGTTGCTTCAAATTTGTCGGGGTTGCCACTTCTGAAATTAACATCAAAAACGCCTGCCGTCGCATTTCCATATTCAGAGGCAAAAGCTCCCGTCATAAAATCGGAAGTAGAAAGTAAGTTGGGATTTAAGGCACTAACGGGTCCGCCTGTAGTACCCAAAGTAGCAAAGTGGTTCGGATTTGGAATGGGTATGCCCTCCAAACGCCAAAGAACGCCTGTGGGCGAGTTTCCGCGAATGACAATGTCATTGCGCGAGTCGTTGGAAGTACTCACGCCTGCAAAATTACTGACCAGACGGGCTACATCAAGCCGCCCACCTGCAAATCGTGTAACCTCTTCTAAATTAAAGGTTCTGGCACTCACAACGGACATGTCATTTAGAGGTTTGTCCTTATCGGAATCGGCAGTAACGACGATTGCGTCCAGAGATTCTAGGGATTCTTCTAATTTGACGGTCAGATAGACTTCTTTTCCTGCCGTTATCAAGACGTTGGGCAAAGTCAGAGATTTATAGCCTATGTAATTAACGATAAAATTTTGCCTACCCAAAGGCACATTTTTCAGGACAAAATTGCCTTCTACATCAGACACTGCGCCTACCGTTGTGGTGGTGCTATCGCTGCTTACCAAAGTAATCGTTGCGCCAATTAAGGGAGCTTCCGATTCAGTGTCTATAATCGTACCTTTTACAGTTTGCTGTCCGCTGGCATTTTGCGCCATTGTAAGGAACATCAAAAAGAGTAAGGGGAGTATCAAAGTTTTAAAACCAAGTCTTTGTTTGGTTAGAACTATACGCATGATTTGGAAAGGTTTTAGGTTGAAGCACCTTGCAAACATAGCGTTTTGAATCCTAAACGATACAAGCCTCTCAAAGCGATGTGATAAGTGGGCAGTTCTTTTTGATAAAACGACTTTCTTAGGGCTGTATGGGAAGGTTTAGGGATAGATGGGCGCATTTTTTAGGTCTGATTTTGAAGACTCTCGATAATCTTTTGGGGGAAACTGCGCGATACAGGCAGGGTAAAATCGAGTAGTTTTAGCTCCAAATTGTAGTTTCGTGCGTTCCCCGTTACGGCGGTTACTTTGTCGAGATTGACGATATAAGAGCGGTGACAACGCTTGATTTGACCAAAATCACTCAACTGTTTTTCTACCTTACTCAAAGAAGCGCGAATAAGTTCTTTGCAGACCTTTCCCTCTTTTTCATAAAAGACATTGATGTAGTTGCCTTCGGCACTGATGCACAAAAAATATTGTAGCGAAATCTTGATATTTTCTTTATTGTTTTCTGATACAATTTCTACCTGCCGCACCTGCGGCTCTGGTAACCTACGACTTTCCAACTGCTGCATCACCTGAAAGGCTATTTTATGATGCTTACGGCTTAAAAACTTTTCCGCCAAGAGCATGTAAAATATAATTGGAAAAAAGCCCACTGATAAGGTTATAAAAAGGAAATAAGGAAGACTAAAAGGGAGCGTTGCAGTAGTAGAAAAACAATTACAATAATAAGAAAGATTTGCACTATAAAGCCAATTAAAAAAGCTAATGCACAAAGCTATCCAAAAAATAAGGAGCATATTTTTTAGAACTGTCCATTTTTCAGCTAAAAATAACGTTGGAAAAATAAGTGGCAACAAAAAAAAGTTAGCCGCCATCACGACAAAGGTAATCGCAAAAAAGCCCAATAGCACCAAAACTTTAAATTGGCGAATTTCATCAACGTTGAAAGGCTCATAGGTGAATAGAAAAAGAAAAATCGCAGTTCCAAAAAGAAAGGCAACTGTTATTTTTTCCTTAGGCTTTTCAACAAAAGGAAATGGCTTTTGCAGCCAATTTTTGAGGATTTCAAACATGTAGGCGTTTCAGTTTTTGGAAAACAATTTGAGTAGAGTGGTAGTTAGCGGTTGTATGGGTGTGTTTGTGATGTGTTAAGTAAATCTCGGTCATTTCCGATGATAAATTTAGCAAGTTTGACTTACACCACAAAAGATTTGCAAAGTTTTTTTTGTTTTTGTAAAAAAATAGATATTTTTTTATTACTTAAAACATTTTTATTTATTATTATTTACTATATCATCTAAGTTTTGACGAAAAGTAGCTGAGATTGGCAGGGTCTGGTTATGAATCGAGAGTTGGTTTCCTTCTATTTTCGTTATGTGAGTAATATTTGCAATAAACGATTTATGTATTCGAACAAATTGATTTAGGGGGAGTTTTTCTTGTAATTCTGAAAACTTTTCTAAAATCATTAAAGGTTTATTACTTTGAGTATAAATTTTGATATAGTTTCCACTTCCTTCAAAAAAAAGTATTTCTGAAAAATAATACTTATATATTTTTTTATCTGATTTAAAAAACATAAAATTTGAACTTACCTTTTCTAAATCTTGTTTTTCCTGAGCAAATTTTACTTCATTTGACATTAAAACTTTGTTAATTGACTTTAAAAATCGTTCAAAAGTAATTGGCTTTAATAAATAATCTACAACTCCATACTCATAACTTTCCACACCAAACTCTGAAAACGCCGTAGTCAGAATTGTTTTAGGTGGGTTTTGAAGTGTTTTGAGCATTTCAAAACCCGATAGTAAGGGCATTTGAATATCTAAAAACATGAGGTCTATCGGCTCGCTATGCAAAAGTTGTAGTGCTTCAAAAGCATTACTACACTTGCCTCGCAGATAGAGAGCCTCTATTTGGGAAATATACTTTTCCAATATTTGCTGGGCGATTGGCTCATCGTCGACAACTATACATTTTAGTTTTCTCATGTTTTTGTTTGTAAGTCCTCAATCTTTTAACAGCCAAGCCTCCGCCGCTTCCAAAGAAGAAAAATACCCCTCTACACTGCCCCCATTTTCATTTGCTTCATCTATAAACTGCCCTATCGCAAGATTTGCAATGAAATCCTTTGGGACAATAAAAGCTGTTTTTTGAATTAAACTTTGAGGGACAATCTCTTTCACTACCCATAATTGCAATTTTGGCGCAAGCGGAAATAGCAAATTCGTAGAATCCACAATAGACTTGGTAGCCTTCACTAATAGGGTTGTTTCCAACCAGATATACATCATGTGTTCAAACTGCTCCTGCGTCATGTCTTCTGTTGCCAGATATAAAACGTGGTAATGAATACCCGTATTTTTATCGAAGCTCATCTGACAAAATTCGTCTTGATATAAAACATTCATTTTGTTATAATTTTTAGTATTAAAATCAAATAAATTGATAATCAACACAGCCCTAAAGCTATATTGATTTTGCTCAAACTCTAAATGATGACTTTGTGGGTAAAGCAAAGACAAACGCTTTTTAAGATTATCCAAGCCCACGCCTTTCCTCGAAGACTGTTTTGCGTTTCCTATAGAATTAAGAGCCTCAAAATACAATTCTTTTCCCTGAAAAGATAGTGAAAAGTGTGCAAAATTTGCATCAAAAGGCTTTTGTAGTCCGTGTTTAAAGGCATTTTCTACCAAAGGGATAAATAACAAAGGAGGAATGAATAGGTCTGCTTCTATGCCTGAAACTTCAAACCTGACCTCTGTGTTATCGCTTAGGCGAATTTTCTCTAAGGATAAGTAATCCTCTATGAACTTAATTTCTTTGCGCAAACTTACCCTTTCAAGCCTGCTACTTTCCAAGACATAACGCATTAAGTCAGAAAGTTTTAGAGTAACCTCCGAAGCCTTTTCATTTTGATTTTGTATAATAAGTCCGTATAGATTATTTAGTGTATTAAACAGAAAATGTGGATTTATTTGAGCTTTCAACAAAGACAGTTCTGTTTTTAATTGCTCATTCTCTGCTTTCACTAAGTAATCTTGTTTTTTTAAATACTCTTTTAAAATTTTAAAAGCACTTGTGATAAGAACAAAAAAGAATAAGTTGATACCTTGCTGAAAAGCAGGCAGGGCAAAGCGGAGGTTGTGTCTTGGAACGATAAAGTGTAGTGCAAATGCGCCACAAATAATCAAAATTATTAAAAATAGCACATAATGTAAATATTTTTTCTTGAAGAAAAATTTTGACAACAGTAAGTAGATATTCAAATAAACTACCATTGCCGAAACCCCAAGTACAGCCAGCCAAATTAGGTATTCCTGCCATTCTGCCTTGGGGTTCTGCTTTAGAAATAACAAGACAAAGAAGCCCCAAAATGCAAGGTGGTAAAAGAGTCTTAACTTCATTTTTATTCCCTAAACAACTTATAAACCACTATTACGAGTAGTAACAGTGCAAGCAAATGCAAGCTAAAATTAAGCCAATCAATCTTCCAACTAAAGCCTTCGCTGGTAGCCTCAGAAATATCTAAGAATAAAAGCGAAAGTAGCAGATTATTAGCATTGTGTGCGCCCGAAACAAATACTACATCACCTCGTAACACAACTATTATAGCGAAAGCAACGCCAAAAAAGAACGAAGAGAGGAAACTTTCGATGCCATATCCAAAATGCAACCCCCCAAACAAGAGAGCGTTCGTTGCTATAAGCAAAGTTAGATTTTTGAAACGTAGCTGCATACCTTGCAAGAAATAGCCACGAATTAAGACTTCCTCAAAAAAAGATTGTATGCCGATGGAGATGAAGCCTACCAAAAAAAGCAGCGCAAGATTGTTGCGGTTCAAATTTTGTAGAAAAGCGTCCAACTTGTTGAAATCAGCCAGCAAAGAACCAACAGAAAGCAAGATTGCCCAAATGAAAAAGCCTAAAAAATAGCCTTTCCAATCCATCTTCCCCTTTACAGTGATAAAGGACAAGATTCGTCTTTGGTGCAAACGGCTCGCCGCTGCCAAAAAAACGAACAATGCCGAACCAAAGACCAGCAGCAGGAGGCTATATGTTCCCAATTCTTTGCCCAATTCGCCATCAGGAAACAATGCCTTGAAAGAGGGTAGTATCTGCTTGATAACCAGATTAGCCAGCACGATGGCAAAAATAGGTGCCAAAATGCTCAAAACATACCTCCACCATTCATTTTTGCCTAATTTTGCATTGTAAATAAAGTTACTTTCCATGCTTGTCCGTTTTTTCAGTCGAAGCATTTTTTTTCTTCTCTGTCCATTGAATTGCACCCCAAAGCAGACTTTTTTGCTCTGTTTCAGTATCATTAGTTGTGGAGGATACTTTAACGTCTGTTTTCTCTGTTTGTAGGGTTGCAGTTCTTATTTTTGAATAATTATTGGATTGAAAAAGCCCCCAAAGTAGTGAATAAGCAGGCTTTTCCTCGACAGAAGGCGTTTCTATAACGGTTTGCGCTTTTGAGGAAAACACAAAAGTTAGAATGGCAAGTGTTAAAAATATTTTTTTCATATAGTAGGAAGTTTAAGCGTGAATGAACCTTGCAAACTTCCGAAAAATAGCGGCTTATTTAAAATTAAATTGACAACCTCGCTTTTAAATCGTGTAAAATGGCTTTTTATCTATGTAAGCGTGTGTTTATTTGGAAGTACAACCCAGTAGTGATATTCTAAAAATTAGGAACAAAAGTAGGGACAAGGCAGTGCCTTGCCCGCAGTGTAATAGAAACAAAAGAGGATTTTCAGACCTAAAAATGGGGTTCAGCCCAAATTTTATTTTGTTTCTAATTTGACAACACAGGAGTTTTCGCAGAGCTTAACATTACTAAGTACAAGCCTCTTACCCTTCTTGCCTACCCTCTTTTCCTATGCTTTCCTACAACCTAATCCCCATAATACTAATATCGTCGCGCTGTTTTTGCGACCCCTGATGCCTTTGTAGAGCCTCTTCGAGGACTTCTTTCTGGTCTTGCATCTCGAAGTCGGCATTTTGTACGATTAGCTTGGTTAGTTCGTTTTGTCCAATTTTTTGAAGGTTTAGGTTGTTTTGGTCTGTGATGCCGTCTGTCCAAAGGTAGAGGGCATCTCCCTGTTTTACAGTGAGTTGAAGTTGGATAAAGGGCTTGCGTTTGAGGCGCATGTTGCTTTCTCCACCGCCTATCGAGCGTCTGTCGCCCTTAATGAGTTGTCCTTGCCCTTCGCTGACCAAAAACATAGGGCGTTTTGCACCTGCAAAGACCAATTCGCGCTCACCATTGTCTTCTAAGGCAT encodes the following:
- a CDS encoding LytR/AlgR family response regulator transcription factor, translated to MRKLKCIVVDDEPIAQQILEKYISQIEALYLRGKCSNAFEALQLLHSEPIDLMFLDIQMPLLSGFEMLKTLQNPPKTILTTAFSEFGVESYEYGVVDYLLKPITFERFLKSINKVLMSNEVKFAQEKQDLEKVSSNFMFFKSDKKIYKYYFSEILFFEGSGNYIKIYTQSNKPLMILEKFSELQEKLPLNQFVRIHKSFIANITHITKIEGNQLSIHNQTLPISATFRQNLDDIVNNNK
- a CDS encoding SDR family NAD(P)-dependent oxidoreductase, with translation MFGNDFENKNILIVGASSGVGAALAQELAQAGANLYTVSRRQPEGFASHHLSLDLSAADFTLTHLPAKLHGIAYCAGSITLKPFQRLKREDLMKDHQINVLAAISVLQQSQAALKAAEKSSVVLFGTVAAQTGMGFHASIATAKAALIGLTRSLAAEWASQGTRLNLIEPSLTDTPLAAALLSSPEKREAAAKRHPLGKIGTAHDLAATAAFLLSEKAAWITGQTIGVDGGLGTLRPI
- a CDS encoding TonB-dependent receptor, which produces MILPLLFLMFLTMAQNASGQQTVKGTIIDTESEAPLIGATITLVSSDSTTTTVGAVSDVEGNFVLKNVPLGRQNFIVNYIGYKSLTLPNVLITAGKEVYLTVKLEESLESLDAIVVTADSDKDKPLNDMSVVSARTFNLEEVTRFAGGRLDVARLVSNFAGVSTSNDSRNDIVIRGNSPTGVLWRLEGIPIPNPNHFATLGTTGGPVSALNPNLLSTSDFMTGAFASEYGNATAGVFDVNFRSGNPDKFEATIQLGAVAGVEALLEGPLSRKNNSSFLISYRYSFVSLGLIPIGSNAVPNYQDISFKFNFGNTKAGRFQLFGMGGLSDIEFLASETDENDLFANPNQDARADSKLGIVGLSHQMFWGKDTYLKTVVSTSAAQSLYNQDNYLNLDGTRTKFRAVEIDDLTTTYSISSQLNSKISPRFTLRTGFLYEFFNVQSQNDSRNNKPDLDQDGLPDWEKVRDFEGSLPLIQLFAQGKYKFSDNITLNTGLHFQYLNFNQSTALEPRLGLTFDLSNTQSLSIAYGLHSQMQSLPILLYETKMSDGTFKQTNKDLGFTQSHHFVLAYDWKFAPDWRLKVETYYQNIQNVPIESRSSSYSALNLGANFVSEQRGFLVNEGTGSNYGLEITLEKFFNQNYYVLLTGSLFESKYKGSDGIERNTAFNNRHVLNLLAGKEFQFGKDDRNAITLDTKITTAGGRFYTPVDLEATRANNGAEVLQEENAFSERFEPYFRWDFKVGYRLNSQKRKISQQFFLDFQNLTNRENIFQKRYNEVTDQVNEVYQLGFFVDILYRIQF
- a CDS encoding CPBP family intramembrane glutamic endopeptidase, translating into MESNFIYNAKLGKNEWWRYVLSILAPIFAIVLANLVIKQILPSFKALFPDGELGKELGTYSLLLLVFGSALFVFLAAASRLHQRRILSFITVKGKMDWKGYFLGFFIWAILLSVGSLLADFNKLDAFLQNLNRNNLALLFLVGFISIGIQSFFEEVLIRGYFLQGMQLRFKNLTLLIATNALLFGGLHFGYGIESFLSSFFFGVAFAIIVVLRGDVVFVSGAHNANNLLLSLLFLDISEATSEGFSWKIDWLNFSLHLLALLLLVIVVYKLFRE
- a CDS encoding LytTR family DNA-binding domain-containing protein; this encodes MFEILKNWLQKPFPFVEKPKEKITVAFLFGTAIFLFLFTYEPFNVDEIRQFKVLVLLGFFAITFVVMAANFFLLPLIFPTLFLAEKWTVLKNMLLIFWIALCISFFNWLYSANLSYYCNCFSTTATLPFSLPYFLFITLSVGFFPIIFYMLLAEKFLSRKHHKIAFQVMQQLESRRLPEPQVRQVEIVSENNKENIKISLQYFLCISAEGNYINVFYEKEGKVCKELIRASLSKVEKQLSDFGQIKRCHRSYIVNLDKVTAVTGNARNYNLELKLLDFTLPVSRSFPQKIIESLQNQT
- a CDS encoding sensor histidine kinase encodes the protein MLFLIILIICGAFALHFIVPRHNLRFALPAFQQGINLFFFVLITSAFKILKEYLKKQDYLVKAENEQLKTELSLLKAQINPHFLFNTLNNLYGLIIQNQNEKASEVTLKLSDLMRYVLESSRLERVSLRKEIKFIEDYLSLEKIRLSDNTEVRFEVSGIEADLFIPPLLFIPLVENAFKHGLQKPFDANFAHFSLSFQGKELYFEALNSIGNAKQSSRKGVGLDNLKKRLSLLYPQSHHLEFEQNQYSFRAVLIINLFDFNTKNYNKMNVLYQDEFCQMSFDKNTGIHYHVLYLATEDMTQEQFEHMMYIWLETTLLVKATKSIVDSTNLLFPLAPKLQLWVVKEIVPQSLIQKTAFIVPKDFIANLAIGQFIDEANENGGSVEGYFSSLEAAEAWLLKD